A section of the Streptomyces sp. SCL15-4 genome encodes:
- a CDS encoding YqgE/AlgH family protein, with amino-acid sequence MTEVSSLTGRLLVATPALADPNFDRAVVLLLDHDEEGSLGVVLNRPTPVVVGDILEGWADLAGEPGVVFQGGPVSLDSALGVAVIPGGADGDRAPLGWRRVYGAIGLVDLEAPPELLASAVGSLRIFAGYAGWGPGQLEDELVEGAWYVVESEPGDVSSPAPERLWREVLRRQRSELAMVATYPDDPSLN; translated from the coding sequence ATGACCGAGGTGTCCTCGCTCACAGGGCGGCTGCTCGTGGCCACTCCCGCCCTGGCGGACCCGAACTTCGACCGTGCGGTGGTGCTCCTCCTCGACCACGACGAGGAGGGTTCCCTCGGTGTCGTCCTGAACCGGCCCACCCCGGTGGTCGTCGGAGACATCCTGGAGGGCTGGGCCGACCTCGCCGGCGAGCCCGGTGTGGTCTTCCAGGGCGGCCCGGTGTCGCTGGACTCGGCGCTGGGCGTGGCGGTCATCCCGGGCGGCGCCGACGGCGACCGGGCGCCGCTCGGCTGGCGGCGGGTCTACGGCGCGATCGGCCTGGTGGACCTGGAGGCCCCGCCGGAGCTGCTCGCCTCGGCCGTGGGCAGCCTGCGCATCTTCGCCGGGTACGCCGGCTGGGGCCCCGGCCAGCTGGAGGACGAGCTGGTGGAGGGCGCCTGGTACGTCGTGGAGTCCGAGCCCGGCGACGTGTCCTCGCCGGCCCCGGAACGGCTGTGGCGCGAGGTGCTGCGCCGCCAGCGCAGCGAACTGGCGATGGTGGCCACGTATCCGGACGACCCTTCGCTCAACTGA
- a CDS encoding DUF3039 domain-containing protein: MSTLEPERGTGTGTLVEPTPQVSHGDGDHERFAHYVQKDKIMASALDGTPVVALCGKVWVPGRDPKKYPVCPMCKEIYESMGSGGDDKGKGKGGDK, from the coding sequence ATGAGCACTCTCGAGCCCGAGCGCGGGACTGGTACGGGGACCCTCGTAGAGCCGACGCCGCAGGTGTCCCACGGCGACGGCGATCACGAGCGCTTCGCCCACTACGTCCAGAAGGACAAGATCATGGCGAGCGCCCTCGACGGCACCCCCGTCGTGGCGCTGTGCGGCAAGGTCTGGGTGCCGGGCCGCGACCCGAAGAAGTACCCCGTCTGCCCGATGTGCAAGGAGATCTACGAATCCATGGGCAGCGGCGGCGACGACAAGGGCAAGGGCAAGGGCGGCGACAAGTAG